acacacacacacacacacacacacacacacacacacatttcaacaaaagctgcatattacatgtggatggggctgatgactagatctttcggtagatggttgttggttgcacaattctatttatcacgctgtcgagagacagggcattgactgctttgggggaaaaagctattggcgaagcgattggttttcgtccttatacttctgtaccgtcgaccagaggggaacaTCTCGAAAattccaaaagctggatgtgattcgtcctgattttgcttttttgagtagccacttaAAATATATGTCTTCAAGAGAaggatcagccccggtaatcttggtagcagttttttacgattctgttaagggctgcaacttccgcCTTGGAAATATTTCCGTAccaacagtaatagcgaaggttaacacactttcaatgactgcttggaagaaatcaaccatgattttttttttaattccgaacttctTGAGGCGCCGaggaaagtacaggcgctgttgtgctttcttaacaattttttcagtatttttctcccattacaaatcgttggaaatgatcagtccgagaaatttaaagtcgctgatgatctatacttgcttgtcttcaatgacaagtggtaaggggtcagatctggtctttctgaaatctagaattaattatAGTAATTATAGTATACCTCTCGTGAAATAGGTCCATCGCACAAAGGTAAAGTCCTATTCTAGCGTCCTCCTATCTAACTGGcagtttttgtgcatgtatgaaacgatattgccATTAGTACGCTATatgttgtgacccattttcagtggatttccacTCTCATGTTGTACGttattttgctctcttttttttatgcggATTGTCACttaactaacgtgccaccatcttacttttttccgtttttggtccccacaaacaatgaaaatgtaaccaataagTACgataattcaggatgctaaaatgGAACattcctgtcataaaatattgcAGACCGGTCGTATCGTACCgtagtgtgtcgtgttgtgttgtatcacaaTGCATCGTATTTCATTCATTGCCTTGCTTTGTCATGGGCAGCCGTTTATTTGATCTGTGTCGCTTTGTTTCAGACAATCTGTGCTCTGCTCCATTCTCGCCTGGTGGAGATTGAGTCAGCAGAGGAAAACAACTTCATCGTCAGTCAAATGAAACtgcggaatggtgtgtgtgtgtgtgtgtgtgtgtgtgtgtgtgtgtgtgtgtgtgtgtgtgtgtgtgtgtgtgtgtgtgtgtgtgtgtgtgtctgtgtgtgtgtgtgtgtgtgtgtgtgcgtgcgtgcgcatgtgtgtgtttgtttatgcgtgcgtgtgtgtgtgtgtgcgtgtgtgcgtgtgtgtctgagagagtaTATAAGTAAATGTGTATATGTGCCCGTTCGCACGCATTAGTAcctgcgcgcgctcgcgcgtgtgtgtgtgtgtatgtgtgtgtgtgtgtatacatccgtgctcgtgtgtgtgtgtgcgtgtgtgtgtgtgtgtgtgtgtgtgtgtgtgtgtgtgtgtgtgtgtaatatatgtgaACACCCGCACGTGTGtaagttatttttgtttttgttttgtttatgttttcttttcttttttttcttttctttttttttaatttcccccgACAAGTTCCCAAGACATGGCTGGGGTTCAACGACTTTGTGCGAGAAGGAAGGTACGTGTGGACCAGTACTGGAGAGCCCATGGAATACTCCAACTGGAAACCCGGGGAACCGAATAACGACAACTGGGCAGCTGGCGACCAGGACTGCGGGGCCCTCTACGTGGACGGCACCTGGGATGACGAGAACTGCGAGAACGTCCACAGTCACATGTTCACCTTCTTCTGTGAGACCAGGTTGGTTGGGTCCAGCTCTTGGTGGTCTCCAAGTGtcggtgtagttgttgttgttgttgttcgtgtgagGCATCTTATGCTTGTGGTGTGTTCTGCGAAGGGCTGtgttgttcttgatgatgatgatgatgatgatatggatacttatgataTAGTACCTGTACAAGGTCAGGTgacgaagctctaagcgctttgcaactTGACTTactttgacttattcctcttgattccttggggaacatagggccgcaacaacactcctccaacgcacccggctctggctggtcttcttcagttcagcccacgtcattccggccgcccttgtctctgcctcaatgcttctccgccaggtctgcttcggacggccaactttccttttcccctgtgggttccaatcaagagcctgtcttgtgatgtttgttgcaggcttgcgtagtgtatggcctatccatccccatttccgtttcttgatttccgtctccagtggggcctgttttgtcatgttccaaagttcttcattggagacaacctctggccatctgatgttcaggatgtttcttagacatctgttggtgaatgtctgaagcttgtgggtgctggtctttgtcactctccacgtctctgagccatagagtagaaccgacttcacgttggtgttaaaaatccggatcttgttgcggattgagagggctgtcgatctccagattggtcgaagggtgttgaaggcgtgtcttgctttgttgatacggctcttgatgtcttcgtccgtccccccgtctttgctgacaacactgcctaagtagacaaacttgtcaacctccttgatgttctcttggtgtagttgcactggatcttgcttcttgttgttgaccctcatgacctctgttttcccaatgttgatttggagtccagtcttctcagcttcttctgccacacgacatagtttctcctgtgcatcttgctgcctgtgggagagaagacttatgtcatctgcgaagtctaggtcctccagctgtttagtgaaagtccactggatgcctgtcctccgatctgctgtagactgcctcatgacccagtcaaccaccatcaggaaaatggtcggtgagagcaaacaaccctgacggacgccggtttgcacactgaaaggttccgtcagtttcccgtcgtggatcacttgacaggtggcgtcttcgtacatttgctggatgatgcttacaaactttggtggaaatccatagtggtacatcagtctccagatgacatctcggtcgacactgtcaaaagctttttgaaagtcgacaaagactgtgtacaggggggtctgccactccagggactgctcgatgatgatgcgcatggttgcgatgtgatccgtgcacgagcgatcttgtcggaagcctgcttgttcgtcccgaagtgtcttgtccaaagcgttcttcagtctctcaagaatgattctgctcagtaccttgcccggaatagacaacagcatgattccccgccagctgttgcaggatgaaaggtcgcctttctttggcagctttacaagatgtcctcttttccagtcttttggcactcgctcctgttcccagatcttgcaaaggagagggtgcagcatctcagttgaagtctggatgtcggccttcagagcttcaggtggaattccatctgggccggctgcctttcctgacttgagggacttgatggccttgacgatctcggtcttgctgggagggttggtgttgatgtcgaggagcttggtaggtggcgggatgtctggtggggcgggtggtgctggtcggttgagcgtttctttgaaatgctccgcccatcttgttctctgctgttcttcgccaaggatggtgtttccgtctttgtccttgacgggccggcttgggttgctgtttttcccagagagtgtcctggtgatctcatacaggcgcttcatgttccgctgacctgctgcactctcagcttctgctgtcagttcctcgatgtaggttcttttatcttttctcgcacttcgctttacttgtcggttcATCTCCCAGTACTGcgcttgtagctcatgtctctcggcttgatcttgtgtgcagttgatctggtctttcaaatgcttcctctcagtgatgagtgtccaggtgtctgttgatagccactctttgtgcttcctcgttttcttgcccaggactgttttgcaagttgttgtccaggtctctcgaaggctgtgCCAGTGTTCTTCTATTAagtcctctgggagttgg
The window above is part of the Babylonia areolata isolate BAREFJ2019XMU chromosome 23, ASM4173473v1, whole genome shotgun sequence genome. Proteins encoded here:
- the LOC143297985 gene encoding low affinity immunoglobulin epsilon Fc receptor-like — translated: MLLLAVILFSVFSPASGIECPDDWVSFENSCYVYVNDVATWTGAQTICALLHSRLVEIESAEENNFIVSQMKLRNVPKTWLGFNDFVREGRYVWTSTGEPMEYSNWKPGEPNNDNWAAGDQDCGALYVDGTWDDENCENVHSHMFTFFCETRNIEGEGESIIG